One window of the Lactococcus lactis genome contains the following:
- the pth gene encoding aminoacyl-tRNA hydrolase — protein sequence MTKMIVGLGNPGDKYEKTKHNMGFMALDLLAKELNVDFKEEKPFMSLVASTFVNGEKLFLVKPLTFMNESGRAVAPLLKYYNIDEADLTVMHDDLDSPVGRVRLRQKGSSGGQNGIKSVITHVGSQTFNRVKIGIGRPKHGMTVVNHVLSGFDNEDKEIAQDGIFKAVDAMKFYLENGDFQKTMNKFN from the coding sequence ATGACAAAAATGATTGTTGGCTTGGGAAACCCAGGCGATAAATATGAAAAAACAAAACATAATATGGGCTTTATGGCACTTGATTTACTGGCAAAAGAACTGAATGTTGATTTTAAAGAAGAAAAACCTTTTATGTCGCTTGTCGCGTCAACATTTGTGAATGGTGAAAAATTGTTTCTCGTGAAACCTTTGACTTTTATGAATGAATCTGGGCGTGCGGTGGCGCCACTTTTGAAATATTATAATATAGACGAGGCAGATTTAACGGTCATGCATGATGACTTGGATTCACCAGTCGGGCGCGTGCGTCTAAGACAAAAAGGGTCATCAGGTGGACAAAATGGAATAAAATCAGTCATTACACATGTGGGAAGTCAAACTTTTAACCGTGTAAAAATTGGGATTGGCCGTCCAAAACATGGGATGACAGTTGTGAATCATGTACTCTCTGGTTTTGACAATGAAGATAAGGAAATCGCTCAAGATGGAATTTTCAAAGCTGTTGATGCAATGAAATTCTATCTTGAAAATGGTGATTTTCAAAAGACAATGAATAAATTTAACTAA
- a CDS encoding AAA family ATPase, which produces MKIYIVGTVGSGKSTLARKLSEKNSMRVFHLDNIVHEGERNRTDKEVFESIECIFKNECFIIEDTLRERFIPLLDKVDKIIYLDLPKNLLKYRIIKRYVKQKLRLEKSTYRPSLQMLKQMFIWQKNGRSELINAQKNKIVLHNKREIRQFIKNFQK; this is translated from the coding sequence ATGAAAATCTATATTGTCGGAACAGTTGGTTCTGGAAAATCAACGTTGGCTAGGAAATTAAGTGAAAAAAACTCAATGCGCGTGTTTCACTTGGATAATATCGTTCATGAAGGTGAAAGAAATCGAACAGATAAAGAAGTTTTCGAGTCAATTGAGTGTATTTTTAAGAATGAGTGTTTTATCATTGAAGATACATTACGCGAACGATTTATTCCATTGTTAGACAAAGTTGACAAGATTATTTATTTAGATTTACCTAAGAACTTACTGAAATATCGGATAATTAAGCGCTATGTAAAACAAAAATTGAGACTTGAAAAATCAACTTATCGACCAAGTTTACAGATGTTAAAACAGATGTTTATCTGGCAAAAAAATGGCCGGAGTGAACTGATAAATGCTCAAAAAAATAAAATTGTTTTACACAATAAAAGAGAAATTCGGCAATTTATAAAAAATTTTCAAAAATAG
- a CDS encoding serine hydrolase, translated as MLGKVLIMQKQRTKINSGVALVMLLMIITGFFAFSQTRYFADKKVSKSKNIVAADKVTDKEKETETWTSIPQRVVAYQELTTYEDSNLTKSVGKIPAKTQLDIAEIVGKSFKLKTGKYISTDKKAVISDLTISRESTNTTIYTDKSVNVFYNPVTTYDNQIMTNLSGTHQLSADKMAKTNWGTYYEVSLDNGQTGWVSENDISLENPKIKQVQALLNQKYNDKKYSIYVKELDDKFTAGVNQEQKMYSASLSKIPILYWTQKRLNEGLASLDDKLLYTPAINTFYGSYKPEGTGNLPKTADNKYYSLQDVINRTAKLSDNVGSNMLAYYETQEFNPNYQKEINRIAGQEWNPKERNASAQMVGRMLEALYNEGGASFNALFDTSFDDVKIRAGVPKNISVAHKIGGADTDNHDAAIVFASKPYLLVIETDGATDDEIKAISQDVYGVMK; from the coding sequence ATGTTGGGCAAGGTTTTAATCATGCAAAAACAGAGAACAAAAATTAATAGTGGAGTAGCCTTGGTGATGCTTTTAATGATTATCACAGGCTTTTTTGCTTTTTCACAAACAAGATATTTTGCTGACAAAAAGGTCAGTAAATCAAAAAATATTGTTGCAGCTGACAAAGTTACAGACAAAGAAAAAGAAACTGAAACTTGGACTTCAATCCCCCAAAGAGTAGTGGCTTATCAAGAATTAACAACTTATGAGGACTCAAACCTTACTAAATCAGTTGGTAAAATTCCAGCTAAGACACAATTAGATATTGCCGAAATCGTTGGGAAATCCTTTAAGTTAAAGACAGGAAAGTATATTTCTACTGACAAAAAAGCTGTGATATCAGATCTTACAATTTCTAGAGAGTCAACAAATACAACAATATATACTGATAAAAGTGTCAATGTATTTTACAACCCCGTAACCACTTATGATAATCAAATAATGACAAATTTAAGTGGTACACATCAACTTTCTGCTGATAAAATGGCTAAGACTAACTGGGGAACTTACTACGAAGTATCTTTAGATAATGGCCAAACAGGTTGGGTTTCAGAAAATGATATTTCTTTGGAAAATCCCAAAATCAAACAAGTTCAGGCATTATTGAATCAGAAATACAATGACAAAAAGTATTCAATCTATGTCAAAGAACTTGACGATAAGTTTACAGCTGGTGTAAACCAAGAACAGAAAATGTATTCAGCGAGTCTTTCTAAAATTCCAATTCTTTATTGGACTCAAAAACGACTTAATGAAGGTTTGGCTTCACTTGATGACAAACTATTGTACACCCCAGCCATTAATACTTTTTATGGAAGTTATAAACCAGAAGGAACTGGAAATTTACCAAAAACAGCAGATAATAAATATTACAGTCTTCAGGATGTTATCAATAGAACAGCCAAACTCTCAGACAATGTCGGAAGTAATATGCTCGCCTATTATGAAACCCAGGAGTTTAATCCAAACTATCAAAAAGAAATAAATAGGATTGCTGGACAAGAGTGGAATCCAAAAGAGCGAAATGCCTCAGCTCAAATGGTAGGTAGAATGCTAGAAGCTCTTTATAATGAAGGAGGGGCTTCCTTTAACGCTTTATTTGATACCTCTTTTGATGATGTTAAAATTAGAGCAGGCGTTCCTAAAAATATATCGGTTGCTCACAAAATTGGTGGGGCAGATACAGATAATCATGATGCAGCCATTGTATTTGCAAGTAAACCATATCTTTTGGTGATTGAAACTGATGGGGCAACTGATGATGAAATAAAAGCAATTTCTCAAGATGTTTATGGAGTTATGAAATGA
- a CDS encoding DUF1430 domain-containing protein — translation MSIVFFAIFLFVWLVGNNKKIATYRLNGVSAHRIGLRLFLKEFFIVTLLAYIFSSFLVFRGFNLQFSLQMFIMLLLVIIVSYISIVLVSSFSLANQINSKSFFKYSHYVLYAVKAFVFLITVSTTATLLYFVNAKLEITSKIGQEYAILYPEFSGYDGGQPLNLSCIDLFVYAEEHDGLYISDSSIDIVENDSLNDLQINDNYLSKFAIYSQDNQRVEINPDTNSGIILVSEKYKSQLSKIKKYYASSDSLAFFKGSTIKYYFIKDAQKLDLLDENSTKISPDLVEVYTRKNFTDKGNVTFQHNTVLKFKIRGTIEKTYQPLIPILKKNSALETHPSMIKIDDISKTDNLSTVGNPYNYAVTNGLVILIFLSMILTTTVFYFETYKKKIAVKRLYGISFFVTYKTLFAIVLVQGSLYFAFALSQRDVNITLEGLGIYFVLEILIIILILLKLQKGLFLNVLKGE, via the coding sequence ATTTCGATAGTTTTCTTTGCTATCTTTTTATTTGTTTGGTTAGTTGGAAATAATAAAAAAATTGCTACTTATCGTTTGAATGGCGTCAGCGCTCATAGGATAGGCTTGCGTTTATTTTTGAAAGAATTTTTTATAGTGACATTGCTGGCTTATATATTTTCAAGTTTTTTAGTTTTCAGAGGATTTAATCTTCAATTTAGTTTGCAAATGTTTATTATGCTGTTACTTGTTATCATAGTTTCCTATATCTCCATAGTACTTGTATCTAGCTTTTCACTTGCCAATCAGATTAACTCTAAGTCATTTTTTAAGTATAGTCACTATGTTCTCTATGCGGTCAAAGCATTTGTATTTTTGATTACAGTTTCTACAACAGCAACTCTACTCTATTTTGTAAATGCTAAGCTAGAAATAACTTCCAAAATTGGGCAAGAATATGCCATACTTTACCCAGAATTTTCAGGCTATGACGGAGGTCAGCCCCTAAATCTATCATGCATTGATTTATTTGTTTATGCTGAGGAACATGATGGACTTTATATTTCTGATTCAAGCATTGATATTGTAGAAAATGATAGTCTGAATGACTTACAAATTAATGATAACTATCTTTCAAAATTTGCTATATACTCCCAGGACAATCAAAGAGTAGAAATAAATCCTGATACAAATTCGGGGATTATTTTGGTTTCGGAAAAATATAAATCTCAACTTTCTAAGATAAAAAAATATTATGCTTCTTCTGATTCATTGGCATTTTTTAAAGGTTCAACTATAAAATACTATTTCATAAAAGATGCTCAAAAGTTAGACTTACTAGACGAAAATAGTACCAAAATATCTCCAGATTTAGTAGAAGTTTATACGAGAAAAAATTTTACTGATAAGGGAAATGTTACTTTTCAACACAATACTGTTTTGAAATTTAAAATTAGGGGAACAATAGAAAAAACATATCAACCACTTATTCCTATTTTGAAGAAAAATAGTGCTCTTGAAACTCACCCTTCCATGATTAAGATAGACGATATAAGTAAAACGGATAATTTGAGTACGGTTGGAAATCCCTATAATTATGCTGTTACTAATGGTTTAGTGATTCTTATATTTTTATCAATGATTCTGACAACTACGGTTTTTTATTTTGAAACATACAAAAAGAAAATTGCGGTCAAAAGATTATATGGAATTTCTTTCTTTGTAACTTATAAAACTCTTTTTGCAATAGTCTTAGTGCAGGGAAGTTTATATTTTGCTTTTGCTTTAAGTCAAAGAGATGTTAACATCACACTAGAGGGACTGGGAATTTATTTTGTCTTAGAAATTTTGATTATTATTTTGATATTGCTAAAACTACAAAAAGGACTATTTTTGAATGTCTTGAAAGGAGAATAG
- a CDS encoding RNA-binding S4 domain-containing protein has protein sequence MRLDKFLKVSRLIKRRPVAKEVADKGRIKINGKLAKSSSDVKFNDTIEIRFGNKIVEVRVAELKEFTRKEDADKMYEMISETRITEEVE, from the coding sequence ATGAGATTAGATAAGTTTTTAAAAGTTTCGCGCTTGATTAAACGTCGTCCAGTTGCGAAAGAAGTTGCCGACAAAGGTCGGATTAAAATTAACGGAAAATTAGCGAAATCTTCATCTGATGTAAAATTTAATGACACAATTGAAATTCGTTTCGGAAATAAAATTGTTGAAGTTCGGGTTGCTGAATTAAAAGAGTTTACACGTAAAGAAGATGCTGATAAAATGTATGAAATGATTAGCGAAACTCGTATTACAGAAGAAGTTGAGTAA
- the ychF gene encoding redox-regulated ATPase YchF encodes MALTAGIVGLPNVGKSTLFNAITKAGAEAANYPFATIDPNVGMVEVPDERLNKLTELIKPKKTVPTTFEFTDIAGIVKGASRGEGLGNKFLANIREVDAIIHVVRAFDDENVMRENNREDAFIDPMADIETINLELILADLESVNKRYARVEKVARTAKDKDAVAEFNVLKKLKPVLEDGKSARTIDFDEDETKVLKSLFLLTSKPVLYVANVSEDEVGEPDNIEYVKQIREFAATENAEVAVISARVEEEISELEDDEKAEFLEAIGLKESGVDMLTRAAYHLLGLATYFTAGEKEVRAWTFKRGMKAPQMAGIIHTDFEKGFIRAVTMSYDDLLKYGSEKAVREAGRLREEGKEYVGQDGDIMEFRFNV; translated from the coding sequence ATGGCTTTAACAGCAGGTATCGTTGGTTTACCAAACGTTGGTAAATCAACTCTTTTTAATGCAATTACAAAAGCAGGCGCAGAAGCTGCAAACTATCCTTTTGCAACAATTGACCCAAATGTTGGGATGGTAGAAGTACCGGATGAACGTTTAAACAAGTTAACAGAGTTGATTAAACCTAAGAAAACTGTTCCGACAACTTTTGAATTTACAGATATTGCTGGGATTGTTAAAGGGGCTTCACGCGGAGAAGGTCTAGGAAATAAATTTCTTGCCAATATTCGTGAAGTAGATGCCATCATTCACGTTGTTCGAGCTTTTGATGATGAAAATGTAATGCGTGAAAATAATCGTGAAGATGCTTTTATTGATCCAATGGCAGACATTGAAACAATTAATCTTGAATTAATTTTGGCCGATTTAGAATCAGTCAATAAACGTTATGCGCGTGTTGAAAAAGTTGCTCGTACGGCAAAAGATAAAGATGCGGTCGCAGAATTTAATGTTTTGAAAAAGCTCAAACCGGTACTTGAAGATGGTAAATCAGCACGAACAATTGACTTTGACGAAGATGAAACAAAGGTTCTTAAAAGCTTGTTCTTATTGACAAGTAAACCAGTTCTTTATGTAGCTAATGTTTCAGAAGATGAAGTAGGCGAACCTGATAATATCGAATACGTGAAACAAATTCGTGAGTTTGCGGCGACTGAAAATGCTGAAGTTGCTGTGATTTCTGCTCGTGTTGAAGAAGAAATCTCAGAGTTGGAAGATGATGAAAAAGCAGAATTTTTGGAAGCAATTGGCTTAAAAGAATCTGGTGTTGATATGTTGACTCGTGCAGCTTACCACCTTCTTGGCCTGGCCACTTACTTTACTGCTGGTGAAAAAGAAGTCCGTGCTTGGACCTTCAAACGTGGAATGAAAGCTCCACAAATGGCAGGAATTATCCATACAGACTTTGAAAAAGGCTTTATCCGCGCAGTAACTATGTCTTATGATGATTTGCTTAAATACGGTTCAGAAAAAGCTGTTCGTGAAGCCGGTCGCTTGCGTGAAGAAGGAAAAGAATATGTTGGTCAAGATGGCGACATTATGGAATTCCGTTTCAACGTGTAA
- a CDS encoding FtsB family cell division protein, with product MAKQVIQLNNKYTQKHKKRNLNPVPKRKHLGLILIVAILLFSLASMSLIKSYETLHSQVALEQSAKKQYESLSKEVTIKKEEISKLQDPNYLQKFARSDGQEYSQSDEKVFTTDSPLIGSNGSK from the coding sequence ATGGCAAAGCAAGTGATTCAACTAAATAATAAGTACACTCAGAAGCATAAAAAAAGAAATTTAAACCCAGTACCAAAAAGAAAACATTTAGGGCTTATTTTGATCGTGGCAATTTTACTTTTTAGTTTAGCAAGTATGAGTTTGATAAAATCATATGAAACTTTGCACAGTCAAGTAGCTTTAGAACAAAGTGCAAAGAAACAATATGAGAGTCTTTCTAAAGAAGTAACGATTAAAAAAGAAGAAATATCAAAACTTCAGGATCCTAACTATCTCCAAAAATTTGCTCGGAGTGACGGTCAAGAATATTCACAAAGTGATGAAAAAGTTTTTACTACTGACAGTCCCTTGATTGGAAGTAACGGGTCAAAATAA
- the mfd gene encoding transcription-repair coupling factor, giving the protein MNIIEFFDQNWQLQKWQQGFSKRERTLLTGLSGTAKSLVMANAYENVADKYIIVTDSQFHTNELYDELSTLLGEEKVFQFFSDDNIYAEFALASKDRVAYRLEALNFLLDEKSTGFLVVPFLALRSYLPSPENFLENYLLLTSGDEYDLSNLVNLLSKAGYEKTQRVMTPGEFSMRGDIVDIYPLDAENPVRLEFFGDEVDTIRSFDVESQRSLTSLERLEIYPASDFILTDKEFDKGAKSLTEMTNLLTDPSAKSYMEEVISAAQNHYYHKDLRKFAEYFYDKKTSLLNYFPKNVQIFIDDFQKVNEMNNKLEMELADFILSEKAMERGFEGQTYLLDTMAKVRNYKPATFFSNFQKGLGNLRFEQLYNFKQHSMQQFFGQLELFYTEVERFIKQEFTVVLAVSSEKLRKSLHELDLSLQEVDRESIQVGKVNLIDLQLSNGFNFLDEKLVVMTEHEIFGKMRKKKARKLNITNAERLKDYNELAVGDFVVHKNHGIGKYLGLQTLEVGGMHRDYLTIQYQNGDTISVPVDHLDLLSKYTAGEGKSPKINKLNDGRWRKTMSSVSKQVEDISDDLIKLYAERQAKKGFAFSPDDTSQEEFDSGFSYVETEDQMRSINEIKHDMELERPMDRLLVGDVGFGKTEVAMRAAFKAINDGKQVAVLVPTTVLAEQHFNNFTERFINFGVNVEVLSRFQTKTQQTEILAKLKKGRVDLIIGTHRLLSKDVEFFDLGLMIIDEEQRFGVKHKERLKELKTQVDVLTLTATPIPRTLHMSMLGIRDLSVIETPPTNRYPVQTYVMETNYGVVRDAVLREISRGGQVYYVYNRVDTIEQKVSQLEELIPEVRIGFIHGQMTEVQLENTLLAFIAGDYDVLVATTIIETGVDIPNANTLFIENADMMGLSQLYQLRGRVGRSNRVAYAYFMYRPEKILSEVSEKRLEAIKGFTELGSGFKIAMRDLSIRGAGNLLGSEQSGFIDSVGFDLYSQLLEEAIHAKLGTSKQKRTSNVEISLELDAFIPAYYISDERQKIEIYKRIRQIDSREIYEELQEELVDRFGEYPDEVAYLLEIGLLKHFADNALVEKIEKSRFEATVTLEKVANTTYDPQDYFKALAKTSMKASVGEKYGKMTFRFKIENRNSVVLLSEIMNFIEELSKIRDSYENK; this is encoded by the coding sequence ATGAATATTATTGAATTTTTTGACCAAAATTGGCAACTACAAAAATGGCAACAAGGTTTTTCAAAGCGTGAGCGAACTTTACTGACAGGATTGTCAGGAACAGCAAAGAGCTTAGTGATGGCAAATGCTTATGAAAATGTTGCTGACAAATATATTATTGTTACTGACAGCCAGTTTCATACGAATGAACTTTATGATGAACTGTCAACTTTGCTTGGTGAAGAAAAAGTTTTTCAATTTTTTTCTGACGATAACATCTACGCAGAGTTCGCACTTGCATCTAAAGATCGAGTTGCTTATCGACTTGAGGCACTTAATTTCCTACTTGACGAAAAGTCAACAGGATTTTTGGTCGTACCTTTTTTGGCATTACGGAGCTATTTACCAAGTCCCGAAAATTTTTTAGAAAATTATCTTTTACTGACCTCTGGGGATGAGTATGATTTATCAAATTTAGTTAATTTATTATCAAAAGCTGGTTATGAAAAGACACAGCGCGTGATGACGCCAGGTGAATTTTCAATGCGAGGAGATATCGTTGATATTTATCCTTTAGATGCGGAAAATCCGGTACGTTTAGAGTTTTTTGGTGATGAAGTAGATACGATTCGCTCATTTGATGTGGAGAGTCAACGTTCACTGACAAGCCTTGAACGTTTGGAAATATATCCGGCCAGTGATTTTATTTTGACTGACAAAGAATTTGACAAGGGTGCAAAATCACTGACAGAAATGACAAATTTACTGACAGACCCGTCAGCAAAATCATATATGGAAGAAGTGATTTCAGCAGCTCAAAATCACTATTATCACAAAGATTTACGAAAATTTGCGGAGTATTTTTATGATAAAAAAACTTCACTTTTAAATTATTTTCCAAAAAATGTTCAAATATTCATTGATGATTTTCAAAAAGTAAATGAAATGAATAATAAGTTAGAAATGGAATTAGCAGATTTCATTTTATCTGAAAAAGCAATGGAAAGGGGATTTGAAGGGCAGACTTATTTGCTAGATACAATGGCAAAAGTTAGAAATTATAAGCCTGCTACCTTCTTTTCAAATTTCCAAAAAGGGCTCGGAAATCTCAGATTTGAACAACTTTATAATTTCAAACAACATTCAATGCAACAATTTTTCGGTCAATTAGAACTTTTTTACACTGAAGTTGAACGATTTATTAAGCAAGAGTTTACAGTTGTTTTAGCTGTATCATCAGAAAAACTCCGTAAATCACTCCATGAATTAGATTTAAGTTTACAAGAGGTTGACAGAGAATCTATTCAAGTGGGTAAAGTCAATCTGATTGATTTGCAATTATCCAATGGTTTTAATTTCCTTGATGAAAAATTAGTCGTCATGACTGAGCATGAAATATTTGGTAAAATGCGTAAGAAAAAGGCACGCAAACTGAATATTACAAATGCAGAAAGACTAAAAGATTACAATGAACTCGCTGTTGGTGATTTTGTTGTCCATAAGAATCATGGGATTGGGAAATATTTAGGTTTACAAACGCTTGAAGTCGGCGGAATGCATCGTGATTATCTGACCATTCAATATCAAAATGGGGATACAATTTCTGTTCCAGTTGATCACCTAGATTTACTCAGTAAATATACAGCTGGTGAAGGAAAAAGTCCTAAAATCAATAAACTGAACGATGGGCGTTGGCGTAAAACCATGTCTTCTGTCAGTAAACAAGTTGAAGATATTTCAGATGATTTGATTAAACTTTATGCTGAACGTCAGGCGAAAAAAGGATTTGCATTCTCTCCGGATGACACCAGTCAAGAAGAATTTGATTCTGGTTTTTCATATGTTGAAACTGAAGACCAGATGCGTTCAATCAATGAAATTAAGCATGATATGGAACTTGAACGGCCAATGGACCGCTTGTTAGTTGGTGATGTTGGTTTTGGTAAAACCGAAGTTGCAATGCGAGCAGCCTTCAAAGCCATAAATGACGGGAAACAAGTCGCAGTTCTTGTGCCAACGACTGTTCTTGCTGAGCAGCATTTTAATAATTTTACTGAACGTTTTATCAACTTTGGTGTAAATGTCGAAGTTCTCAGCCGTTTTCAAACGAAAACACAGCAAACTGAAATTCTAGCCAAATTGAAAAAAGGACGAGTTGATTTAATTATTGGAACCCACCGTTTACTTTCAAAAGATGTTGAATTTTTTGATTTAGGTTTGATGATTATTGATGAAGAACAACGTTTTGGGGTTAAGCATAAAGAACGTTTGAAAGAATTAAAAACCCAGGTTGATGTTTTGACATTGACAGCCACACCTATTCCTAGGACTCTACATATGTCAATGCTTGGAATTCGTGACTTGTCAGTTATTGAAACACCACCAACAAACCGTTATCCAGTTCAAACCTATGTCATGGAAACAAACTACGGTGTGGTTCGTGATGCAGTGTTGAGAGAAATCTCTCGTGGTGGACAAGTTTACTATGTTTACAACAGGGTTGACACGATTGAGCAAAAAGTTTCTCAATTAGAAGAATTAATTCCTGAAGTAAGAATTGGTTTTATACACGGCCAAATGACTGAAGTACAACTTGAAAATACTTTACTTGCCTTTATCGCAGGTGATTATGATGTGCTTGTTGCAACGACAATCATTGAAACTGGGGTTGATATTCCAAATGCGAATACGCTTTTTATTGAAAATGCGGATATGATGGGCTTGTCACAACTTTATCAATTAAGAGGGCGAGTGGGGCGTTCAAATCGGGTGGCTTACGCCTATTTCATGTATCGACCTGAAAAAATATTGTCTGAAGTTTCGGAAAAACGTTTGGAAGCTATTAAAGGCTTTACAGAATTAGGCTCAGGTTTCAAGATTGCCATGCGTGATTTGTCTATCCGTGGTGCTGGTAATTTACTGGGAAGTGAGCAATCAGGATTTATTGATTCTGTTGGTTTCGATTTGTACTCACAACTGTTGGAAGAAGCCATTCACGCTAAACTTGGGACAAGTAAGCAAAAACGGACTTCAAATGTGGAAATTTCTTTGGAATTGGATGCCTTTATTCCTGCTTATTATATTTCTGATGAACGTCAAAAAATTGAAATTTACAAACGAATTCGTCAAATTGATAGTCGGGAGATTTATGAAGAACTACAAGAAGAATTGGTTGACCGTTTTGGAGAATATCCAGATGAAGTCGCTTATCTTCTGGAAATTGGTCTCTTAAAACACTTTGCAGATAATGCCTTAGTTGAAAAAATTGAAAAATCGAGATTTGAAGCAACTGTTACTTTGGAAAAAGTGGCTAATACCACCTATGACCCACAAGATTATTTCAAAGCCTTGGCTAAAACAAGCATGAAAGCTTCTGTGGGGGAAAAATATGGTAAAATGACTTTCCGCTTTAAAATTGAAAATCGAAACTCCGTTGTTCTTTTGAGCGAAATAATGAATTTTATTGAAGAATTATCAAAAATACGAGACAGTTACGAAAACAAGTAA
- a CDS encoding ABC transporter ATP-binding protein yields MIEIEELTKSYKGHIIFDKLNLRIPEGKMTAIYGTSGAGKSTLLNIIGLIEDYDDGKYYFNGQFAPPFNSSLALKMRRNKISYLFQNFALLEDETIEKNLEIALIYSRISKKEKRKKMKKLLLQVGINHRLNTKVYSLSGGEKQRVAIARALLKESQLILADEPTGSLDTENRNEVIALLRQEVDKGKTVVIVTHDSYLKEVSDLVIEIGE; encoded by the coding sequence ATGATTGAGATTGAAGAACTGACAAAAAGTTACAAAGGGCATATTATTTTTGATAAATTAAATTTAAGAATTCCGGAAGGAAAAATGACCGCAATTTATGGGACAAGTGGTGCGGGAAAGTCAACACTTTTGAATATTATTGGTTTAATTGAGGATTATGATGATGGGAAATATTATTTTAACGGTCAGTTTGCACCACCTTTTAATAGTTCCTTAGCTTTAAAGATGAGGAGAAATAAAATTTCCTATCTTTTTCAAAACTTTGCTTTATTAGAAGATGAAACAATCGAAAAAAATTTAGAGATAGCACTGATTTATTCTAGAATTTCAAAAAAAGAAAAACGAAAAAAGATGAAGAAATTGTTACTCCAAGTAGGCATAAATCATCGATTAAATACAAAAGTTTATAGTCTTTCTGGTGGAGAGAAACAAAGAGTAGCAATTGCACGGGCTTTATTAAAAGAAAGTCAGCTGATTTTGGCAGATGAACCAACAGGTTCGCTTGATACAGAAAATAGAAATGAAGTGATTGCTCTTTTGCGTCAAGAAGTTGATAAGGGAAAGACGGTTGTCATTGTGACACATGATTCTTACCTGAAAGAAGTTAGTGATTTGGTTATTGAGATTGGTGAATAA
- a CDS encoding helix-turn-helix domain-containing protein: protein MEISQIIKENRKMKNLSQEELAKKMHISRQSISKWETGKSLPTTDQIILLSEIFDCSLDTLLKGDKKMEEKAKHEIDDKRTLKLIYKVGWGFIIPFLFTLKFILHLF from the coding sequence ATGGAAATCTCTCAGATAATCAAAGAAAATCGTAAAATGAAAAATCTCAGTCAGGAAGAATTGGCGAAAAAAATGCATATTTCTCGTCAATCAATTTCAAAATGGGAGACAGGAAAATCACTACCAACAACAGACCAAATTATCTTACTTAGTGAAATTTTCGATTGTTCTTTGGACACGTTGCTCAAAGGTGACAAAAAGATGGAAGAAAAAGCAAAACATGAAATTGATGACAAACGGACATTGAAGTTAATTTATAAGGTGGGTTGGGGATTTATCATTCCATTTCTCTTTACTTTAAAATTTATTTTACATTTATTTTGA